Within Sporichthyaceae bacterium, the genomic segment GCTCGCGCAGGTCCGTCACCTGACTCGGACCTACGCCGGCGCGGTGGAACAACTGCTTGCCCGGCACAACGTGGCCGAGCCGACCAAGGCACAGGAGGCGAGTGCGGCGGATCTCGAGTCCGCGTTGCTGCGTCGCTACCTGTCCGCCTCGAACGGACGCCTGCACAAGCTCGAGGCCCACCAGGCGGCCCGGGAGATCGGCATCGCGCCGGCTGCGGTCGCCGCACTCTTCAAGGCCCAACCGCCGTTGCTGGTGACAGCTGGGGAGTACCGCCAACTCACCGAAGCCGGTCGGGCTCGGGCAAGTTCGTGACTCATCAGTAGTCAGGTCAGTTCGAGCAAGGGAGTTCTTCGTAATGCGTTTCGACAATGTCGCCATCCCCGCCGGCCTGGCGTGGTCCTCGCCCTTCGCCAAATGGCAGGGCACGTTGGCGAACGTGAACAGCCTCGACCTGGCCGCCGCCGTGACCACGAAAGCCTTGTCGGAGCGAGGATTCGCCGTCGAAGGCCTGGACGGGGTCGTGCTCGGGTGGACGATCCCGCAGCAGGAGGCGTTCTACGGCGCCCCGACGCTGGCCGTACGCATCGGCGCCGACGGGCTGACCGGGCCGATGATCTCCCAGGCCTGTGCGACCGGTGTGGCCTCGCTCGCCGCCGCGGCCGGCCAGGTCGCGGCCGGCGCCGGGACCCACCTCGTGGTTACCACCGACCGCACCAGCAACGGCCCGCTGCTGTCCTACCCGAACCCGACCGGCATGGGTGGTGCCCCGCGGACCGAGACCTGGGTGCTCGACAGCTTCGGTCGGGATCCCTCGACGAACAAGGGAATGTTGGCTGCGGGGGAGACTGCGGCCGCCAAGCACGGCATCACCCGCGAGCAGTGCGACGAGCTCACCGTGCTCCGCTCGGACCAGTACCAGCGCTCGCTGGCCGACGACCGAGCTTTCCAACGGCGCTACCAGGTGCCGGTGGAGATCGCCGCCAAGCGCGGCAAGGGCCTGGTTCTCGAGGCCGACGAGGGAATCCGTCCGGCGGTCGCGGAGGAGATCGGCAAGCTCGCCCCGGTCGACCCGGACGGCGTGCTGACGTTCGCCGGCCAGACCCACCCGGCCGACGGCACCGCCGGTGCGGTCGTGACCACGGTCGACCGGGCCCGGCAACTGTCCGGTGGCAAGGGAATCGCTCGAATCCTCGGCGTCGGGTACGCCCGGGTCGGCAAGTGCCACATGCCCGAGGCGCCCGTCCCGGCCGCGCGGAACGCGCTGCGCGCGGCCGGGTTGTCGATCGACCACGTCGACGCGGTGACCACGCACAACCCGTTCGCCGTGAACGACCTGATCTTCGCCGAGGAGACCGGCTACCCGATCGAGCGGATGAACGCCTACGGCAGCAGCCTGATCTTCGGCCACCCGCAGGCCCCCACCGGCATGCGCTCGATCGCCGAGCTCATCGAGGAACTGCGGCTGCGCGGCGGCGGCATCGGGCTGTTCACCGGTTGCGCCGCCGGCGACACCGCGGCGGCGCTCGTGCTGCGTGTGGAGGACTGAACGGTGGCGCTGTTCGCCGCACCTGACATCGCGCGGACGGACCGGCCGGACGGCTCGATCCTGCTCGAGTCGCGGGACCTGCTGGCGCCGTACGCACGGTCGCTCGGCGACCTGCTGCGGGCCGGTTCCCGGGCGCACCCCGACCGCCTCTTGATCACCCGGGTGAGCGGCCGCGGGCCCAACGGCGGCCGCTACACCTGGGGCGAGGCCAAGGATGCCGCGCACGCCCTCGCCCAGGCGCTGTTGGACCACGGCCTGTCCGCCGACCGTCCGTTGCTGGTGTTGTCCGGCAACTCGATCGAGCACGCCCTGCTGACGTACGCCGCCTACACGGTCGGCGTGCCGGTGGTCCCGATCTCGACGGCGTACTCGCTGGCGTCGGCCGACCACGCCCGGGTCCGGGCCATCGCCGAGTTGGTCCGACCAGGGCTGGTCTTCGCCGACGACGAGAAGTGCTACGACGCAGCACTTTCCGTCGTGGAGAACGCCGGTGCCCGGGCGGTGGTTTGCGGCGAACCGGTCACCGGCACCGGGCGGCGGGCGTTCGCGGACCTGCTCGCCACGACCCCGACATCGGCTGTGGGCGCCGCGGCCGCGACCGTCCGGCCGGACAGCGTTGCCAAAATCCTCTTCACCTCCGGTTCGACCGGCGTACCCAAGGGAGTTCTGAACACCCATCAGATGCTGTGCGCCAACCAGCAGCAGATGCGCCAGGTCTGGCCGTTCCTCGTGCAGACCCCGCCGGTGCTGGTCGACTGGTTGCCGTGGAGCCACACGTTCGGCGGCAACCACAACTTCAACATGATCCTCGCCAACGGTGGGACCCTGCACATCGACGACGGCAAGCCGGTGTCGGCACTGTTCGACAAGACCTTGGCGGCACTGGCCACGCACAGCCCGACCGCGTACTTCAACGTCCCGATGGGCTACCAGATGCTGGCCCCTCGGCTGGAGAGCGACCCGGAGTTCGCCGAACGCTTCTTCTCCGGGGTCTCGATCCTGTTCTACGCCGCCGCCTCGCTGCCGACGGAGCTGTACCACCGGCTGCGGGCGATCGCGAAGGACGTCACCGGTCGCGAGATCCCGCTGACCTC encodes:
- a CDS encoding DUF6158 family protein; the encoded protein is MSDPNSTGAMGVPAHELSDAELAQQGTQAHASRNWVFLHGTAEQFHRHTERMLELEQEYLRRFPKRTWQGSGGTSESVDLVEQDTLAQVRHLTRTYAGAVEQLLARHNVAEPTKAQEASAADLESALLRRYLSASNGRLHKLEAHQAAREIGIAPAAVAALFKAQPPLLVTAGEYRQLTEAGRARASS
- a CDS encoding thiolase family protein, translating into MRFDNVAIPAGLAWSSPFAKWQGTLANVNSLDLAAAVTTKALSERGFAVEGLDGVVLGWTIPQQEAFYGAPTLAVRIGADGLTGPMISQACATGVASLAAAAGQVAAGAGTHLVVTTDRTSNGPLLSYPNPTGMGGAPRTETWVLDSFGRDPSTNKGMLAAGETAAAKHGITREQCDELTVLRSDQYQRSLADDRAFQRRYQVPVEIAAKRGKGLVLEADEGIRPAVAEEIGKLAPVDPDGVLTFAGQTHPADGTAGAVVTTVDRARQLSGGKGIARILGVGYARVGKCHMPEAPVPAARNALRAAGLSIDHVDAVTTHNPFAVNDLIFAEETGYPIERMNAYGSSLIFGHPQAPTGMRSIAELIEELRLRGGGIGLFTGCAAGDTAAALVLRVED
- a CDS encoding feruloyl-CoA synthase translates to MALFAAPDIARTDRPDGSILLESRDLLAPYARSLGDLLRAGSRAHPDRLLITRVSGRGPNGGRYTWGEAKDAAHALAQALLDHGLSADRPLLVLSGNSIEHALLTYAAYTVGVPVVPISTAYSLASADHARVRAIAELVRPGLVFADDEKCYDAALSVVENAGARAVVCGEPVTGTGRRAFADLLATTPTSAVGAAAATVRPDSVAKILFTSGSTGVPKGVLNTHQMLCANQQQMRQVWPFLVQTPPVLVDWLPWSHTFGGNHNFNMILANGGTLHIDDGKPVSALFDKTLAALATHSPTAYFNVPMGYQMLAPRLESDPEFAERFFSGVSILFYAAASLPTELYHRLRAIAKDVTGREIPLTSSWGTTETGPAVTSAHYDPSPSGCIGVPIPGDVLKLVPTGSKLEIRVKGPNITQGYVGAASATAAAFDDEGFYLTGDAVRFVDPDDMNLGLLFDGRIAEDFKLLSGTWVSVGNLRTALVSAAGGLITDAVIAGHDKDYVSALAWPSAHALKLTEDQELRGRLCRVLADLNRGQGSAARIERLILLLEPPVLDAGEITDKGYVNQRVVLERRHELVARLYTEDSGADILRPGGNDK